One segment of Dermochelys coriacea isolate rDerCor1 chromosome 27, rDerCor1.pri.v4, whole genome shotgun sequence DNA contains the following:
- the LOC119848858 gene encoding G protein-activated inward rectifier potassium channel 1-like, which produces MSAVRRYLWDEYQAVGAARGSARRKRQRFVDKNGRCNVQHGNLGGESSRYLSDLFTTLVDLKWRWNLLIFLLTYTVAWLVMASMWWGIAYLRGDLHRAHDQSYHPCVANVYNFPSAFLFFIETEATIGYGHRYITERCPEGIVLFLFQSLLGSIVDAFLIGCMFIKMSQPKKRAETLMFSRAAVISQRDGRLCLMFRVGNLRNSHMVSAQIRCKLIKVSLEGGRKGAGERGWLWRRVWGLDWKKSLQRVKSQEASPAVRGSNDFIKPVPQAYSVLRALPQRFVQWVGPSSLSDSH; this is translated from the coding sequence ATGTCGGCAGTGCGCAGATACCTCTGGGACGAGTACCAGGCGGTGGGCGCCGCCCGGGGCAGCGCCCGCAGGAAGCGGCAGCGCTTCGTGGACAAGAACGGGCGCTGCAACGTGCAGCACGGGAACCTGGGCGGCGAGAGCAGCCGCTACCTCTCCGACCTCTTCACCACGCTGGTGGACCTCAAGTGGCGCTGGAATCTGCTCATCTTCCTGCTGACCTACACGGTAGCCTGGCTGGTCATGGCCTCCATGTGGTGGGGCATCGCCTACCTGCGGGGCGACCTGCACCGCGCCCACGACCAGAGCTACCACCCCTGCGTGGCCAACGTGTACAACTTCCCCTCCGCCTTCCTCTTCTTCATCGAGACCGAGGCCACCATCGGCTACGGGCACCGGTACATCACCGAGCGCTGCCCCGAGGGCATCGTGCTCTTCCTCTTCCAGTCCCTGCTCGGCTCCATCGTGGACGCCTTCCTCATCGGCTGCATGTTCATCAAGATGTCCCAGCCCAAGAAGCGAGCCGAGACACTCATGTTCAGCCGGGCCGCCGTCATATCCCAGCGGGACGGCAGGCTGTGCCTCATGTTCCGAGTGGGCAACCTGCGCAACAGCCACATGGTCTCCGCTCAGATCCGCTGCAAGCTCATCAAGGTGAgcctggagggggggagaaaaggggccGGGGAGCGGGGATGGCTTTGGCGACGGGTTTGGGGACTGGACTGGAAAAAGAGTCTCCAGAGGGTTAAATCACAGGAGGCTTCTCCAGCAGTCAGAGGCAGCAATGACTTTATCAAACCCGTGCCACAGGCCTACTCTGTTCTTCGAGCTTTGCCTCAGAGGTTTGTACAATGGGTGGGACCGAGCAGCCTGTCTGATTCTCATTGA